A portion of the Deinococcus hopiensis KR-140 genome contains these proteins:
- a CDS encoding rhamnulokinase, with translation MSAEVKRHVAIDLGASSGRVAIGTIQDGKLSVNVVHRFANGGVPVQGRLYWDVLGLWKEILHGLRLAAQHGHIHSVGVDSWAVDYALLDEHDLLMDGVHHYRDPRTGGVMDDCLNVLPRSAVYASTGIQFLPFNTVYQLVAHERQAPGILNRACQLLLVPDLLHFWLSGRRATERTNASTTQLYDPREDAWSAPVITAFGLPPVLFPDIVPAGTVLGEVTPAVAQETGLTSTVVVAPATHDTASAVAAVPAVGNDWAYLSSGTWSLVGVETLSPVVTPEALQYNLTNEAGVNGTTRLLKNVMGLWIVQECRRAWGSPDFAQLYADAEAAAGGPLVDPDDGRFLHAGLDMPQRIQAYCRETGQAVPATPAEITRCVLESLALRTAEVLLQLEDVTGRMISTLHVVGGGSQVRFLNQLLADTTGRRVIAGPVEATLIGNLLVQAEASGSIPAGSLRSVVLQSEALDTFEPTTAVPSQRLALFAQLGRAQPLHS, from the coding sequence ATGTCCGCTGAAGTGAAGCGTCACGTCGCCATTGACCTCGGCGCGTCCAGCGGCCGCGTGGCGATCGGCACCATCCAGGACGGAAAGCTCTCCGTGAACGTCGTGCACCGCTTTGCAAATGGGGGGGTGCCCGTCCAGGGCCGGCTGTACTGGGACGTCCTTGGCCTATGGAAGGAGATTCTGCACGGCCTGCGCCTCGCGGCGCAGCACGGCCACATTCACAGCGTGGGAGTGGATTCCTGGGCAGTGGATTACGCGCTGCTCGATGAGCACGACCTGCTGATGGATGGTGTTCACCACTACCGGGATCCCCGGACCGGTGGCGTGATGGACGACTGCCTGAACGTTCTGCCCAGAAGTGCGGTGTACGCGTCCACTGGGATTCAGTTCCTGCCGTTCAACACGGTGTATCAGCTCGTGGCGCATGAGCGTCAAGCACCGGGCATCCTGAACCGTGCCTGCCAGCTGCTGCTCGTCCCGGACCTGCTGCACTTCTGGCTGAGTGGACGCCGGGCCACAGAACGGACCAACGCCAGCACCACGCAGCTGTACGATCCCCGCGAGGATGCCTGGTCGGCCCCGGTCATCACGGCTTTCGGGCTCCCCCCAGTCCTTTTCCCGGATATCGTTCCCGCGGGTACCGTGCTGGGTGAAGTTACGCCCGCCGTAGCGCAGGAGACGGGGCTGACCAGCACCGTCGTGGTGGCGCCCGCCACGCACGACACCGCAAGTGCAGTCGCGGCCGTGCCTGCCGTTGGAAACGACTGGGCCTACCTGTCGAGCGGCACGTGGTCCCTGGTCGGCGTGGAAACCTTAAGTCCTGTCGTGACGCCCGAGGCCCTGCAGTACAACCTCACGAACGAGGCGGGCGTGAACGGCACCACCAGACTCCTGAAGAACGTCATGGGATTGTGGATCGTGCAGGAGTGCCGCCGCGCGTGGGGCAGTCCCGACTTCGCGCAGCTGTACGCGGATGCTGAGGCCGCCGCAGGAGGACCCCTGGTCGATCCGGACGACGGACGCTTCCTTCACGCCGGCCTCGACATGCCCCAGCGGATTCAGGCGTACTGCCGCGAGACTGGTCAGGCTGTTCCCGCGACGCCCGCGGAAATCACCCGCTGCGTCCTGGAGAGCCTGGCCCTGCGTACGGCGGAAGTCCTCCTCCAGCTGGAGGACGTCACGGGCCGCATGATCTCCACCCTCCACGTGGTGGGTGGGGGATCGCAAGTTCGCTTCCTCAACCAGTTGCTCGCCGACACCACGGGCCGCAGGGTGATCGCCGGTCCTGTCGAGGCCACCTTGATCGGCAATCTCCTCGTGCAGGCCGAAGCGTCCGGAAGCATTCCCGCTGGCAGTCTGCGGAGCGTCGTCCTCCAGTCCGAAGCCCTGGATACGTTTGAACCCACGACTGCCGTCCCATCCCAGCGGCTCGCGCTGTTCGCTCAGCTGGGCCGAGCACAACCCCTGCACTCCTGA
- a CDS encoding (Fe-S)-binding protein yields MKIDLFITCLNDAMFPRTGEATVRLLERLGHEVRFNDRQTCCGQMHFNSGYREDALRLVRHFVETFRDADTVVAPSGSCVGMVRDLYPRAAEWAGDEALLREVQALTPRVFELSEFLVSQLQVEDVGAYYPHRVTYHQTCHAMRVLRVGDAPLRLLQNVRGLNLIELPAVDQCCGFGGTFSVKNADTSTAMLADKVQNVMSTRAEACTAGDNSCLMHIGGGLSRLQSGTRTVHLAEILASTEGEVYA; encoded by the coding sequence GTGAAGATCGACCTGTTTATTACGTGTCTTAACGACGCGATGTTTCCCCGCACGGGCGAGGCGACCGTGCGTCTCCTCGAACGCCTCGGGCATGAGGTGCGCTTCAACGACCGGCAGACCTGCTGCGGGCAGATGCACTTCAACTCCGGCTACCGGGAAGACGCGCTCCGGCTCGTCCGGCACTTCGTGGAGACGTTCCGGGACGCGGACACCGTCGTCGCCCCCAGTGGATCCTGCGTGGGGATGGTCCGCGACCTGTACCCGAGGGCCGCCGAGTGGGCCGGCGACGAGGCGCTGCTGCGGGAAGTCCAGGCCCTCACTCCGCGCGTCTTTGAGCTCAGCGAGTTCCTCGTGAGCCAGTTGCAGGTCGAGGACGTGGGCGCGTACTACCCGCACCGCGTCACCTACCACCAGACCTGCCACGCCATGCGGGTCCTGCGGGTGGGAGACGCGCCGCTGCGCCTCCTGCAAAACGTCCGGGGCCTGAATCTCATTGAATTGCCTGCGGTGGACCAGTGCTGCGGGTTTGGTGGGACCTTCAGCGTGAAGAATGCCGATACCAGCACCGCGATGCTCGCGGACAAGGTCCAGAACGTGATGAGCACCAGGGCGGAGGCGTGTACCGCAGGAGACAACTCCTGCCTGATGCACATCGGCGGAGGGCTCAGCCGGTTGCAGAGCGGTACGCGCACAGTCCACCTTGCGGAGATCCTCGCCAGCACCGAAGGGGAGGTCTACGCGTGA